In Mangifera indica cultivar Alphonso chromosome 1, CATAS_Mindica_2.1, whole genome shotgun sequence, a single genomic region encodes these proteins:
- the LOC123195784 gene encoding scarecrow-like protein 9, which yields MIMDPRSRVFSGSVNGIQLSNQPLPVFPNQNFVGGNFGNSIFADHNFRDYQYCQPDPSSNNGASISSVNHEEDSPEDCDFSDAVLRYINQMLMEEDMEDKTYMLQGSLDLEAAEKSFYDVLGKKYPPSPERKFSYIERNEEIQDSYAFRNSHNCINRGSDVNNYLVDSTWIQNPGEYFVPELQTHLLSSISRSSYSSSNSVITSVDGLVDSPSSILQIPDWNNESQSIWQFRRGVEEASKFLPNENELFVNFDVNQMLSQQPKGGSSEVAVKAEKNDGEDCSPNGSRGKKNLCRDYANLEEERSSKLAAVYLESPLRTEMFDMVLLCACGKPHPMAARREAFKNASNKNVQQNGQSKGSNGGKGRGKKQSGKNEVVDLRTLLILCVQAVAADDRRNANELLKQIRQHSSPFGDGNQRLAHCFADGLEARLAGTGSQIYKGLVSKRISAADILKAYYLYLACCPFRKISNFTANKTIRNLAENSTRLHIIDFGILYGFQWPTFLQRISTRSGGPPKLRITGIEFPQPGFRPAEGVEETGRRLADYAKEFKVPFEYHAIAKRWDCVQLEDLKIDRDEFLVVNCLYRGKNLLDETVSVDSARNIFLNLIRKINPDVFIHGIVNGAYNAPFFVTRFREALFHFSAMFDMLETIVPREDRERMLIEKEIFGREALNVIACEGWERVERPETYKQWQVRNLRAGFVQIPFDRQIVKVATQRVRSNYHKDFVIDEDSRWLLQGWKGRIIYALSAWKTA from the coding sequence ATTTCCGAATCAGAATTTCGTTGGTGGAAATTTTGGCAATAGTATCTTTGCAGATCACAATTTTAGGGATTATCAGTACTGTCAACCTGATCCCTCATCGAATAATGGTGCCTCGATTTCAAGTGTAAATCATGAGGAAGACTCCCCGGAAGACTGTGATTTTTCAGATGCAGTCTTGAGGTACATAAATCAGATGCTTATGGAGGAAGATATGGAGGATAAGACTTACATGCTACAAGGGTCTTTGGATCTTGAAGCTGCTGAGAAATCATTCTATGATGTTCTTGGCAAAAAGTACCCTCCTTCCCCTGAgcgaaaattttcttatattgaGCGGAACGAGGAGATTCAGGATAGTTATGCCTTTAGAAATTCCCATAATTGTATTAATCGTGGTAGTGATGTGAATAATTACCTTGTTGATAGTACTTGGATTCAGAATCCAGGTGAATATTTTGTGCCTGAATTACAAACTCATCTACTTTCTAGCATATCTCGGTCATCTTATAGTTCTTCAAATAGTGTAATCACAAGTGTGGATGGACTGGTGGACTCTCCAAGCAGTATCCTTCAGATCCCTGATTGGAATAATGAGAGCCAATCCATATGGCAATTCAGGAGAGGTGTTGAGGAGGCTAGTAAATTTCTACCGAATGAAAATGagttatttgttaattttgacgTTAATCAAATGCTATCTCAGCAGCCAAAGGGCGGCTCTAGTGAAGTGGCAGTAAAGGCGGAGAAAAATGATGGGGAAGATTGCTCACCCAATGGCTCAAGGGGAAAGAAGAATCTTTGTAGAGACTATGCAAATTTAGAAGAAGAGAGGAGCAGCAAGCTGGCAGCAGTTTATCTAGAATCCCCGTTGCGAACAGAGATGTTTGATATGGTGTTGCTTTGTGCTTGTGGAAAACCTCACCCAATGGCAGCTCGTCGTGAAGCCTTTAAGAATGCATCAAACAAAAATGTGCAGCAAAATGGACAATCAAAAGGATCTAATGGTGGAAAGGGTCGTGGtaagaaacagagtggaaaaaatGAAGTGGTGGATTTGAGAACTCTCCTAATTCTTTGTGTGCAAGCTGTTGCTGCTGACGATCGAAGGAACGCAAATGAATTGCTGAAGCAGATAAGACAGCATTCTTCTCCTTTTGGGGATGGAAATCAGAGATTGGCTCATTGCTTTGCAGATGGCCTTGAGGCACGCTTGGCAGGCACTGGTAGCCAGATTTACAAAGGCCTTGTTAGTAAGAGAATATCAGCTGCTGATATATTGAAAGCTTATTACCTGTATCTTGCTTGCTGCCCTTTCAGAAAGATCTCTAATTTTACTGCAAACAAGACAATAAGGAACTTAGCAGAAAACTCAACGAGACTTCATATCATAGACTTTGGTATCCTTTATGGTTTTCAGTGGCCCACCTTTTTGCAGCGGATTTCTACAAGATCTGGTGGTCCTCCAAAGCTTCGGATTACTGGAATAGAATTTCCCCAACCTGGTTTTCGGCCGGCAGAGGGAGTTGAGGAAACAGGACGTCGCTTAGCGGATTATGCTAAGGAGTTCAAAGTGCCTTTTGAGTATCATGCTATAGCAAAAAGATGGGATTGCGTTCAACTTGAGGATCTGAAAATTGACAGGGACGAATTCCTGGTTGTTAATTGCTTGTATCGAGGTAAAAACTTGCTTGATGAAACTGTTTCAGTGGATAGTGCAAGAAATATATTTCTCAATTTGATAAGGAAGATTAATCCGGATGTTTTCATCCACGGGATTGTCAACGGGGCCTACAATGCACCTTTCTTTGTAACCCGGTTCCGAGAGGCTCTGTTTCATTTCTCTGCAATGTTCGATATGCTTGAAACTATTGTACCCCGCGAAGATCGTGAGAGGATGCTGATCGAGAAAGAGATCTTTGGCCGGGAGGCCTTGAATGTTATAGCATGTGAAGGCTGGGAGAGAGTTGAAAGGCCAGAGACTTACAAGCAGTGGCAAGTCCGAAACCTTAGGGCTGGGTTTGTTCAGATTCCTTTTGACCGGCAGATAGTGAAGGTGGCAACTCAAAGAGTGAGGTCCAACTACCATAAAGATTTTGTAATTGACGAAGACAGTCGGTGGCTTTTGCAGGGATGGAAAGGAAGGATCATCTATGCCCTTTCTGCTTGGAAAACTGCGTAG